In Campylobacter sp. 2014D-0216, the following proteins share a genomic window:
- a CDS encoding HAD hydrolase family protein, which yields MDLDGTLTLDTDVPYKDKPINTNVLKQLCHYKELGFKVTIFTSRNMRTYQGDIEKIKHNTLPIIVEWLDKHKVPYDDIVIGKPWCGYDGFYVDDKAIRPSEFAKYSYEEIIEILQKENPYKDGGNR from the coding sequence ATTGATTTAGATGGAACTTTAACATTAGATACTGATGTTCCTTATAAAGATAAGCCAATAAATACAAATGTTTTAAAGCAACTATGTCATTATAAGGAATTAGGTTTTAAAGTAACTATATTTACTAGTAGAAATATGAGAACATATCAGGGTGATATTGAAAAAATTAAGCATAATACATTACCCATAATTGTAGAGTGGCTTGATAAACATAAAGTTCCTTATGATGATATTGTTATAGGAAAACCATGGTGTGGTTACGATGGTTTTTATGTCGATGATAAAGCTATAAGACCTTCTGAATTCGCAAAATATTCTTATGAGGAAATTATCGAGATTCTTCAAAAAGAAAATCCGTATAAAGATGGAGGAAATAGATGA
- a CDS encoding capsular biosynthesis protein: MIFIMSSAYCSDDFELEFGKIPPSFLPLGNKRLYEYQIELFCNLNESIVLTLPQSFQISEYDFLKLKSLGVKILYIPESMQLAEALIYAINMNSPINESIYILHGDTYFSSIQSLKNHLVVSRVKENYKWAYLFKEKVLNYRIKNNISEDYELVLSGFMNIEYPYFLVKCLLDNHYSFVDGLREYSNTHAFNIVQDDSWLDFGLITNYFHSKKKFSTQRAFNHLLIDENFVIKSSNWDSKIRAEINWYRRFPQEYNIYLPRFYCEKAGSYRLEYLYHNTLLELFVFGKLPHYIWRNIFGSIKVFLNTIHKFKSDKEIVFDYKAKTLKRLKQINHPEISFSKKYSFGNYESISICEILNSLDKNISQKQDIRLIHGDFCFSNIVYDFRSKNIKTFDPRGMDFDENITVYGDMCYDYAKLVHSVLGLYDFIVSGFSRCEIQKDKIFLSIDVSDEIVKIQEEFFTMFEIDKQICSIAIHLFASMLPLHADDSDRQKALFANVFRLYFYFKDKGLV, translated from the coding sequence ATGATTTTTATTATGTCATCAGCTTATTGTTCTGATGATTTTGAACTAGAATTTGGAAAAATTCCACCATCTTTCTTGCCGTTGGGTAACAAGAGATTATATGAATATCAGATCGAACTTTTTTGTAACTTAAACGAGTCGATAGTATTAACTCTTCCTCAAAGTTTTCAAATTAGTGAATATGATTTTCTAAAGTTAAAATCACTAGGTGTAAAGATTTTATATATTCCTGAAAGTATGCAATTAGCAGAAGCTTTGATTTATGCTATTAATATGAATTCTCCAATCAATGAGTCGATTTACATATTACACGGTGATACATATTTTAGTTCTATACAGTCTTTAAAAAACCATTTGGTGGTTTCAAGGGTAAAAGAGAATTATAAATGGGCGTACTTATTTAAAGAAAAAGTATTGAATTATAGGATAAAAAACAACATTTCAGAAGACTATGAATTGGTTTTATCTGGTTTTATGAATATTGAATATCCATACTTTTTAGTTAAGTGTCTTTTGGATAATCATTATTCTTTTGTTGATGGGTTAAGAGAATATTCCAATACTCATGCTTTTAATATAGTTCAAGATGACTCATGGCTGGATTTTGGTTTGATAACAAATTATTTTCATTCTAAAAAAAAATTTAGCACACAAAGAGCTTTTAATCATTTATTAATTGATGAAAACTTTGTGATAAAGTCTTCAAATTGGGATAGTAAAATCAGAGCTGAAATCAATTGGTATAGAAGATTTCCACAAGAATACAACATCTACTTGCCAAGATTTTATTGTGAAAAAGCAGGTTCTTATCGACTGGAGTATTTGTATCACAATACCTTGTTAGAGTTGTTTGTTTTTGGAAAATTACCACATTATATTTGGCGTAATATTTTTGGGTCTATAAAAGTATTTTTAAACACTATTCATAAATTTAAAAGTGATAAAGAGATTGTTTTTGATTATAAAGCTAAAACGTTGAAAAGATTAAAACAAATCAATCATCCGGAAATTAGTTTTTCTAAAAAATATTCTTTTGGTAATTATGAAAGTATATCGATATGCGAAATCCTAAATTCATTAGATAAAAATATATCGCAAAAACAAGATATAAGATTAATTCACGGAGATTTTTGTTTTAGTAATATTGTGTATGATTTTAGATCAAAGAATATAAAAACGTTTGATCCCAGGGGAATGGATTTTGATGAGAATATAACAGTCTATGGAGATATGTGTTATGATTATGCGAAATTAGTGCACTCTGTATTAGGTTTGTATGATTTTATTGTTTCTGGCTTTTCAAGATGTGAAATTCAAAAAGATAAAATATTTTTGTCTATAGATGTGAGTGATGAAATAGTTAAAATTCAGGAAGAATTTTTTACAATGTTCGAAATTGATAAGCAAATTTGCTCTATTGCTATACATCTATTTGCTTCTATGCTTCCTTTGCATGCTGATGATAGTGACAGACAAAAGGCTTTGTTTGCTAATGTTTTTAGATTATATTTTTATTTTAAAGATAAAGGTTTGGTATGA
- a CDS encoding glycosyltransferase family 2 protein encodes MTIVFPMAGLSSRFLNAGYKIPKYMLKIQNKTVFYNAVFGFKHYFKDCNFLFIYRDIYNTEKFIADECEKLKIKNKILVKLDDETQGQAHTVMLGLEKAYIDDNESILIFNIDTFRYNYILPDFDYEKLDGYLEVFQADGEQWSFVLPGDDKNVLKTTEKERISNLCSSGLYYFKKGKDFKDSFKFSYENRLYVKNELYIAPLYNYLIKNDKQIKYHEINLSDIIFCGTPQDYEKFSRSQITN; translated from the coding sequence ATGACTATTGTTTTTCCTATGGCTGGGCTTAGTTCGCGATTTTTAAATGCGGGTTATAAAATACCAAAATATATGCTTAAAATACAAAATAAAACTGTATTTTATAATGCGGTTTTTGGGTTTAAGCATTATTTCAAAGATTGCAATTTTCTTTTTATTTATAGGGATATATATAATACCGAAAAATTTATTGCAGATGAGTGTGAAAAACTTAAAATCAAAAATAAAATTCTTGTAAAACTTGATGATGAAACTCAAGGGCAGGCCCATACAGTTATGCTTGGATTGGAAAAAGCTTATATTGATGATAATGAAAGTATATTGATTTTTAATATAGATACTTTTAGATATAATTATATTTTACCTGATTTTGACTATGAAAAGTTGGATGGATATTTGGAAGTATTTCAGGCCGATGGAGAGCAGTGGTCGTTTGTTTTACCTGGTGATGATAAAAATGTTTTGAAGACAACTGAAAAAGAAAGAATTTCTAATCTTTGTAGTAGCGGGTTATATTATTTTAAAAAAGGCAAAGACTTTAAAGATTCTTTTAAGTTTTCGTATGAAAACAGGCTGTATGTAAAAAATGAGCTATATATAGCACCCTTATATAACTATTTGATCAAAAATGATAAACAAATTAAATATCATGAGATAAATTTGAGTGATATAATATTTTGCGGAACACCGCAAGATTATGAAAAATTTTCACGTTCCCAAATCACAAACTAA
- a CDS encoding DUF2972 domain-containing protein, with protein MFNPNSAIDRIKNSLSYKLGLAIIECKKQHGRGYITLPYKLYKIKQQHFKEQKLYKQTIKIFPQLAYPKVESCKDYNESIRYKYHLSYMLGEVLICAHKAWYKGGYFMLPSLLKEKYKIYKNIQDIISILPQKLHYHFYNSTIKNHKINIQDLIDVLKQHKDYKPILENIFHNFDFFVKHFDLIRIWLSSKDFKEKYKQENHPYPSLLDPKKLNDENEKINYKNIPAELAWEMNLPLPDNYKFVFLSGGLSGHAAMMSFFGACNIGYLYHHMNPMKSRYIEYYSFNENSDKYAIITYGQYSLSQGANIIRKYLNLVKINIPIVFLVRDPISRLKTGVNHPILNPKSEKDLCLNSDYYKVFKNKMYVGGLGRKFYYADKPNMAYLPRWINDDTIYQTSLCSMMPSENITYIDMEEIKPEKAFDTMCVLANKFGFSKPTDESFFKGVMNGDLTGFIPINFFANEKNLDCNDVFVYKNNSIHLQITSTNLIEFYGKSKEYINIVSDFFDKPLKYDNLGIFIKPQDYERLKQSGELMQATKKYLVNFIKALEERIEIEKSKLFKEDDVLKYLKENKELRIRLKELLDKELAHIKQYRPDIVASWKYYQEFEKMCKELDGN; from the coding sequence ATGTTTAACCCAAATAGTGCTATAGATAGGATAAAAAATTCACTTTCTTATAAATTAGGTCTTGCTATCATAGAATGTAAAAAACAACATGGGAGAGGGTATATAACCCTACCATATAAATTATATAAGATAAAACAACAACATTTTAAAGAACAAAAACTATACAAGCAAACTATTAAAATATTTCCACAACTTGCATATCCTAAAGTAGAATCTTGTAAAGATTATAATGAAAGCATAAGATATAAGTATCATCTTTCCTATATGCTAGGAGAAGTTTTGATTTGTGCTCATAAAGCTTGGTATAAAGGAGGATACTTTATGTTACCTTCTTTGTTAAAAGAAAAATATAAGATATATAAAAACATTCAAGATATTATCAGCATATTGCCTCAAAAATTACACTATCATTTTTACAATTCAACAATAAAAAATCATAAAATAAATATTCAAGATTTGATTGATGTTTTGAAACAACATAAAGATTATAAACCTATACTAGAAAATATATTTCATAATTTTGATTTTTTTGTAAAACATTTTGATCTTATTAGAATTTGGCTATCTTCGAAAGATTTTAAAGAAAAATACAAACAAGAAAATCACCCTTATCCTTCTTTGCTTGATCCTAAAAAACTAAACGATGAAAATGAAAAAATTAACTATAAAAATATTCCTGCTGAGCTTGCATGGGAAATGAATTTGCCTTTACCGGATAATTATAAGTTTGTGTTTTTATCTGGGGGACTTTCTGGGCATGCAGCAATGATGTCTTTTTTTGGTGCATGTAATATTGGGTATTTATATCATCATATGAATCCCATGAAAAGTAGGTATATAGAATACTATAGCTTTAATGAAAATTCGGATAAGTATGCAATTATAACTTATGGACAGTATAGTTTGTCACAGGGGGCTAATATCATTCGTAAATACTTAAATTTAGTGAAGATAAACATTCCAATTGTTTTTTTGGTTAGAGATCCTATATCTAGATTAAAGACGGGTGTGAATCATCCAATTTTAAATCCAAAAAGCGAAAAAGATTTATGCTTAAATAGTGATTATTATAAGGTTTTTAAGAATAAAATGTATGTTGGTGGTCTTGGAAGAAAATTTTATTATGCAGATAAACCGAATATGGCTTATCTACCTAGATGGATTAATGATGATACAATATACCAAACATCACTTTGTAGTATGATGCCAAGTGAAAATATCACCTACATTGACATGGAGGAAATTAAACCAGAAAAAGCATTTGATACAATGTGTGTTTTGGCAAATAAATTTGGATTTAGCAAGCCTACTGATGAAAGTTTTTTTAAGGGTGTGATGAATGGAGATTTGACAGGTTTTATCCCAATTAATTTTTTTGCTAATGAGAAAAATTTAGATTGCAATGATGTTTTTGTTTATAAAAACAACAGTATCCATCTTCAAATAACATCTACAAATTTAATTGAATTCTATGGGAAATCCAAAGAATATATCAACATTGTAAGTGATTTTTTTGATAAACCTTTAAAATATGACAATTTGGGTATTTTTATAAAACCACAAGACTATGAGCGGTTAAAGCAGAGCGGTGAGCTGATGCAAGCCACAAAAAAATATCTGGTAAATTTTATAAAGGCATTGGAAGAAAGAATAGAGATTGAAAAATCTAAATTATTTAAAGAAGATGATGTGTTAAAATATCTAAAAGAAAACAAAGAGCTAAGGATTAGACTGAAAGAATTACTTGATAAAGAACTTGCTCACATTAAGCAGTACAGGCCAGATATAGTTGCTTCTTGGAAATACTATCAAGAATTTGAAAAAATGTGTAAAGAATTAGATGGTAATTAA
- a CDS encoding class I SAM-dependent methyltransferase — protein MKQGDFSEVAKHYHNRPAYSSMLIEKLIKCVNEQNKSTLKVVEVGAGTGKLTKMLADEFDLYIDAVEPNDNMREEGVKFTQNLQNIIWHKGSGEETTMPSNYADWVIMASSFHWTDPKKSLPEFARVLTGGGYFTAIWNPRHIAKGSVFHEIEEEIKHIVPELTRVSSGVQNVKNWEEILVSTGDFKDCFFMECDYKEFWSKERYLGAWHSVNDIQAQAGKARWEEILKMIENKISSMDMIEIPYKIRAWTVRKA, from the coding sequence ATGAAACAAGGTGATTTTAGCGAAGTTGCAAAACACTACCATAACAGACCAGCATATTCAAGCATGCTTATAGAAAAGTTAATCAAATGTGTAAATGAGCAAAATAAGAGCACGTTAAAAGTTGTAGAAGTAGGTGCAGGTACAGGAAAGCTTACTAAAATGCTTGCTGATGAGTTTGACCTTTATATAGATGCAGTTGAGCCAAATGATAATATGCGTGAAGAGGGTGTTAAATTTACTCAAAATTTGCAAAATATTATTTGGCATAAAGGTAGCGGAGAAGAAACTACTATGCCTAGTAACTATGCTGATTGGGTAATCATGGCTAGTTCTTTTCATTGGACAGATCCTAAAAAATCTTTACCTGAATTTGCAAGAGTGCTTACAGGGGGGGGGTATTTCACTGCCATATGGAATCCGCGCCATATAGCTAAAGGTTCTGTGTTTCATGAAATTGAAGAGGAAATTAAACATATTGTACCAGAGCTTACTCGTGTAAGTAGTGGGGTGCAAAATGTTAAAAATTGGGAAGAAATCTTAGTAAGTACTGGAGATTTCAAGGACTGCTTTTTTATGGAGTGTGATTATAAAGAGTTTTGGAGTAAAGAACGTTACTTAGGAGCTTGGCATTCTGTAAATGATATTCAAGCGCAAGCTGGAAAAGCTAGATGGGAAGAAATTTTAAAAATGATAGAAAATAAAATTTCATCCATGGATATGATCGAAATTCCTTATAAAATCCGTGCATGGACGGTGCGTAAGGCATAA
- a CDS encoding class I SAM-dependent methyltransferase translates to MKKIVEQVWDYTKHAKFYSYRPNYAPLSIDMLVELAKRTSQDSKIKVADIGAGTGNLSIMLLERACKVVAVEPNDAMREIGIERTQGQDIEWVRATGVDSTLKDGEFDWVSFGSSFNVMDRSMALKESHRLLKKGCYFTCMWNHRDLNDPYQKIAEDIIVGFVPNYTRGTRREDQRPIIEAHKELFDNIVYLEEDFYFHQSVDNYINAWKSVKNPYWDLETKEGNELFEKITDKLKQELPGEFDIKYTTRAWSAKKI, encoded by the coding sequence ATGAAAAAAATAGTAGAACAAGTTTGGGATTATACTAAGCATGCAAAATTTTACTCATATAGACCAAATTATGCGCCACTTAGTATAGATATGTTAGTAGAACTTGCTAAAAGAACTAGTCAAGATTCAAAGATAAAAGTTGCAGATATTGGAGCGGGTACTGGAAATTTAAGCATTATGCTTTTAGAGAGAGCTTGTAAAGTAGTTGCAGTTGAGCCAAATGACGCGATGCGCGAAATTGGTATAGAGAGAACTCAAGGACAAGATATAGAATGGGTAAGAGCTACTGGTGTCGATTCTACTTTAAAAGATGGAGAGTTTGACTGGGTAAGTTTTGGTAGTAGTTTTAATGTAATGGATAGATCAATGGCATTAAAAGAAAGTCATAGACTACTTAAAAAAGGGTGTTATTTTACTTGCATGTGGAATCATAGAGATCTAAATGATCCATATCAAAAAATAGCAGAGGATATTATCGTTGGTTTTGTTCCAAATTATACAAGAGGTACAAGAAGAGAAGATCAGCGTCCTATTATAGAAGCACATAAAGAGCTTTTTGATAATATTGTTTATTTAGAAGAGGATTTTTATTTTCATCAAAGTGTAGATAATTACATTAATGCTTGGAAAAGTGTAAAAAATCCTTATTGGGATCTTGAAACAAAAGAAGGTAATGAGTTGTTTGAGAAAATCACTGATAAGTTAAAGCAAGAATTACCAGGTGAATTTGATATCAAATATACAACGAGAGCTTGGAGCGCAAAAAAAATATAA
- a CDS encoding PEP-utilizing enzyme: MERLVFQTKARNLQNLKNILKNAKVLDVVVTSLKEITQDKENIFKKISNLNAKKLIIRSSSSSEDSLKSSNAGAFLSLANIDISDKNQLFEALDKVGRSMPSENDEILIQPMLLDIQKCGVAFSVDKDNFAPYFCIEYDDNGSNSSITDGSAKNAKTYFHYRENEDAKDPYMQKVILLIKELENLYGCNFLDVEFAFNKQGELFCLQVRPLIMQAKINLFNNLPKQALHRLYKRFLSLQEPRSRVLGDKAIFGVMPDWNPAEIIGLRPKRLAFSLYKEIVTDNIWAYQRDNYGYRDLRSHPLIHSFLGIPYVDVRLSFNSFIPKTLDENIAKKLVNYYLDKLYKNHELHDKVEFDIVFSCYDFHVAKKLEYLLDYGFNKNEIKRIEFSLLNLTNSIIDIKNGLCLKDIEKSKQMSLHYENIMHSDFSSLDKIYWLLEECKRYGTLPFAGVARAAFVAMTMLNSLVEIGFFSKEEKNEFLNSLHTVSKTLSNELANLNENNKQDFLKQFGHLRAGTYNILSPRYDEDFDGYFDLKQKGEIQKEKEFEIGDAKLQKLDQILKEHGVEVNAKDFFSFLKIAIEGREFIKFEFTKLLSKAISLIEDLGNYYEISKEDMAHLDVKSVLNLYSSVYSKNPKEKFLSEINENKQEYELSLAIKLPALLTDADQVFGFFANCIHPNFITQKSISANIALEGDQDLKGKVVLIYAADPGYDYLFTKDIAGFITCYGGANSHMAIRASELAMPAVIGVGEENFKKYLQAKKIKIDCQSEQIFCL; this comes from the coding sequence ATGGAAAGATTAGTTTTTCAAACAAAAGCAAGAAATTTGCAAAATTTAAAAAATATACTTAAAAATGCAAAAGTTTTAGATGTGGTTGTTACTTCTTTAAAAGAAATCACTCAAGATAAGGAAAATATATTTAAAAAAATTAGCAATTTAAACGCAAAAAAACTAATCATCCGTAGTTCTTCTAGCAGCGAAGATAGCTTAAAAAGCTCCAACGCTGGAGCCTTTTTAAGTTTAGCTAATATAGACATTAGCGACAAAAATCAACTTTTTGAGGCTTTGGATAAAGTAGGTCGTTCTATGCCTAGTGAGAATGATGAAATTTTAATCCAACCTATGCTTTTAGATATTCAAAAATGTGGCGTTGCTTTTAGTGTGGATAAAGATAATTTTGCTCCATATTTTTGCATAGAATATGATGATAATGGATCAAATAGTTCTATTACAGATGGTAGTGCTAAAAATGCTAAAACGTATTTTCACTACCGTGAAAATGAAGATGCAAAAGATCCGTATATGCAAAAAGTTATCTTGTTGATAAAAGAACTTGAAAATTTATATGGGTGTAATTTTTTAGATGTGGAATTTGCTTTTAATAAACAAGGTGAGCTTTTTTGTTTACAAGTAAGACCTTTAATAATGCAAGCAAAAATTAATCTTTTTAACAACCTACCTAAGCAAGCTTTACATAGACTTTATAAAAGATTTCTATCTTTACAAGAGCCAAGATCTAGGGTGCTTGGAGATAAAGCTATTTTTGGTGTAATGCCTGATTGGAATCCAGCAGAAATTATAGGACTTAGACCAAAAAGATTAGCTTTTAGTCTTTATAAAGAGATTGTTACGGATAATATTTGGGCTTACCAAAGAGACAATTATGGTTATAGAGATTTAAGATCACATCCGTTAATTCACTCTTTTTTGGGTATCCCTTATGTAGATGTGAGACTTTCTTTTAATTCTTTTATACCAAAAACACTTGATGAGAATATTGCTAAAAAGTTAGTTAATTATTATTTAGACAAGTTATATAAAAATCACGAATTGCATGATAAAGTAGAGTTTGATATAGTATTTTCTTGTTATGATTTTCATGTGGCAAAGAAATTAGAGTATTTGCTGGATTATGGTTTTAATAAAAATGAAATCAAACGCATTGAATTTTCTTTATTAAATCTTACTAATTCTATTATTGATATTAAAAATGGTTTGTGTTTGAAAGATATAGAAAAATCAAAACAAATGAGTTTACATTATGAAAATATTATGCATTCGGATTTTTCATCATTAGATAAAATTTATTGGCTTTTAGAAGAATGCAAAAGATACGGAACATTGCCATTTGCTGGTGTTGCAAGAGCCGCGTTTGTGGCCATGACTATGCTTAATTCTTTGGTGGAAATTGGATTTTTTAGTAAAGAAGAAAAAAATGAATTTTTAAATTCTCTTCATACTGTTAGTAAAACCTTGAGTAATGAATTGGCAAATTTAAATGAAAACAACAAACAAGATTTTCTAAAACAATTTGGTCATTTACGAGCAGGAACTTATAATATTTTATCTCCAAGGTATGATGAAGATTTTGATGGGTATTTTGACCTAAAGCAAAAAGGTGAAATCCAAAAAGAAAAAGAATTTGAAATTGGCGATGCGAAGTTACAAAAACTTGATCAAATTTTAAAAGAACACGGGGTTGAAGTTAATGCAAAAGATTTTTTTAGCTTTTTAAAAATAGCCATAGAAGGGCGCGAATTTATTAAATTTGAATTTACCAAACTCTTATCTAAAGCCATATCGCTGATAGAAGATCTTGGAAATTACTATGAAATTTCTAAAGAAGATATGGCGCATTTAGATGTTAAAAGTGTTTTAAATTTATACTCTAGCGTGTATTCAAAAAACCCAAAAGAAAAATTTTTAAGTGAGATTAATGAAAACAAACAAGAGTATGAGTTAAGTTTGGCTATAAAACTACCTGCTTTGCTAACTGATGCGGATCAGGTATTTGGATTTTTTGCAAATTGTATTCATCCAAATTTTATTACCCAAAAAAGTATTAGTGCTAATATTGCTCTAGAGGGAGATCAGGATTTAAAAGGCAAAGTGGTATTAATCTATGCGGCTGATCCTGGATATGATTATTTATTTACAAAGGATATTGCAGGTTTTATCACTTGTTATGGTGGTGCAAATTCGCATATGGCTATTAGAGCTTCTGAACTTGCCATGCCTGCTGTTATTGGAGTGGGTGAAGAAAACTTTAAAAAATATCTTCAAGCAAAAAAAATTAAGATTGATTGTCAAAGTGAGCAGATATTTTGTCTATGA
- a CDS encoding gamma-glutamyl-CDP-amidate hydrolase, which yields MKFIAISQRILENQDYNELRECLALDWGIFFKNELSGFLPLPLSYEIDFKNYIPYVSAVILSGGNDLNSCKSSFVNQKRDEYEKNIIKHCMQDNIPLLGICKGAQMIASCFNSTICPCKGHVGNHEIYLNDQRINVNSYHNFAIKTLGNELEILASAKDGTIEAFKHKKFSIYGLMWHIERENGMNEQSVFNAWLKDVK from the coding sequence ATGAAATTTATAGCTATTAGCCAAAGAATTTTAGAAAATCAAGACTATAATGAGTTAAGAGAGTGCTTAGCGCTTGATTGGGGGATTTTTTTTAAAAACGAATTAAGTGGTTTTTTACCACTTCCGTTAAGTTATGAGATTGATTTTAAAAACTACATTCCTTATGTTAGTGCAGTGATTTTGAGTGGGGGCAATGATTTAAATTCTTGCAAATCTTCTTTTGTCAATCAAAAAAGAGACGAATATGAGAAAAACATTATCAAGCATTGTATGCAAGATAATATCCCTTTACTTGGAATTTGTAAAGGAGCGCAGATGATCGCCTCTTGTTTTAATTCTACTATTTGTCCTTGTAAAGGACATGTTGGAAATCACGAAATATATTTAAACGATCAAAGAATTAATGTCAATTCATATCATAATTTTGCTATTAAAACGTTGGGTAATGAGCTTGAGATATTAGCAAGTGCAAAAGATGGAACAATAGAGGCTTTTAAGCATAAAAAATTTAGTATTTATGGTTTAATGTGGCATATTGAAAGAGAAAATGGAATGAATGAGCAAAGTGTTTTTAATGCGTGGTTAAAGGATGTAAAATGA
- a CDS encoding phosphocholine cytidylyltransferase family protein: MRAIILAAGFGSRLMPLTKDNPKCMVEYKNKKIIDYEIQALKENNIHEICIVGGYLFDVLKDYVGKNHNLELFYKNKNYDKTNMVQTLFCAREFLQSCIEDKQDLIISYADIVYFKDSIEKLKQSKDDFAVIVDKSWKELWTKRFKNPLDDAETLKLKDGFITELGRQAKSYDEIQGQYIGLFKFSYQFLKEVLKTYEELDKTQFYDGKNFQNMYMTSFLQILIDKYKNAKAIEVNGNWCEIDFMSDLKVEIK; this comes from the coding sequence ATGAGAGCTATAATTTTGGCAGCGGGTTTTGGTTCTAGGCTGATGCCCTTGACAAAAGATAATCCAAAGTGTATGGTTGAATATAAAAATAAAAAAATAATAGACTATGAAATTCAAGCTTTAAAAGAAAATAACATTCATGAGATATGTATAGTTGGCGGATATTTATTTGATGTTTTAAAAGATTATGTGGGTAAAAATCATAATTTGGAATTGTTTTATAAAAATAAAAACTATGATAAAACTAATATGGTTCAGACTTTATTTTGCGCTAGAGAATTTTTACAAAGTTGTATTGAAGATAAGCAAGATTTGATTATTTCTTATGCTGATATAGTTTATTTTAAAGATAGTATTGAAAAACTTAAACAATCAAAAGATGATTTTGCTGTCATTGTGGATAAATCATGGAAAGAGCTATGGACAAAAAGATTTAAAAATCCACTTGATGATGCTGAAACTTTAAAACTAAAAGATGGTTTTATTACAGAACTTGGTAGGCAAGCAAAAAGTTATGATGAAATTCAAGGACAATATATAGGTTTGTTTAAATTTTCGTATCAATTTTTAAAAGAAGTTTTAAAAACTTATGAAGAACTTGACAAAACTCAGTTTTATGATGGGAAAAATTTTCAAAATATGTACATGACAAGCTTTTTGCAGATTTTAATTGATAAATATAAAAATGCAAAAGCTATCGAAGTTAATGGAAATTGGTGTGAGATTGATTTCATGAGTGATTTAAAAGTGGAGATTAAATGA
- a CDS encoding adenylyl-sulfate kinase has product MKKPYVIWLTGLAGSGKSTIGRALYEKLKRECENIIYLDGDELRELLGHYGYDKQGRIDVALKRSQFAKFLNDQGMIVVVTTISMFDEIYKYNRENLNNYFEIYIKCPMEELIARDQKELYTKALNSEIKNVVGVDIKYDEPNAHFVLDNSMQENLDEKVEMIIKQLL; this is encoded by the coding sequence ATGAAAAAACCATACGTTATTTGGCTTACGGGTTTAGCGGGTAGTGGAAAGAGTACTATAGGTAGGGCTTTGTATGAAAAGCTAAAAAGAGAATGTGAAAATATTATCTATCTTGATGGAGATGAGTTAAGAGAACTGTTAGGACATTACGGTTACGACAAGCAAGGTCGTATAGATGTAGCATTAAAAAGATCCCAATTTGCTAAATTCTTAAATGATCAGGGTATGATAGTAGTCGTGACAACTATATCTATGTTTGATGAAATTTATAAATACAATAGAGAAAATTTAAACAATTATTTTGAAATTTATATTAAGTGTCCAATGGAAGAATTAATTGCAAGAGATCAAAAAGAGCTTTATACAAAAGCTTTAAACAGTGAAATTAAAAATGTTGTAGGTGTTGATATAAAATATGATGAACCAAATGCGCATTTTGTACTAGATAATTCAATGCAAGAGAATTTAGATGAAAAAGTTGAAATGATTATAAAACAACTATTATGA